In a single window of the Phycisphaerales bacterium genome:
- a CDS encoding tetratricopeptide repeat protein — protein MFTSRWELGLLAFIEQFRTIGVALLVGLLLVGAVWLVWWWRRPYLRLAWICLVPLAIGSWFPAFHFKFDLPDVGSGEFSTVDSRWALSLPLALAGIVALVLHFLWHRPPPASSNCSPVPTAPSPLTLEIVDKLVQEAREHGRALGRAEVAGELAGLRNESESMRNELTAAVARVEELARGGDEGATAAIEEARASGDPAKLEAALIADADRQEAQYQRFAKDYVQRCREIAAVAYLRGNIDEAEKQVTAILKLLPDDLDAVNRLARIHFLRGDLQSAQRWLERVLALGQDCEESKGVAYGNLGLIYRTRGDFIHAERLHRAALECFQRLGRPESAARQYGNLGIILYSRGDLDQAEVMHRKALELYRQHGCLDGVANEYGELGLIHRTRGDLAEAEAKYRDALEINERLGRLEGVATDCGNLGLIYYTRGELEHAEAMQRKALEVNERLGRQEGIANAYGNLGLILRCRGELEQAERMHRSALDIDERLGRKQGMASHYGNLGLIYAARGDLGQAAEMHRQALAIFKSLGVLEGLANQYCSLGVIHRVRGELEDAEAMHRKALEINEQLGRREGLAANYGNLGIVRHMRGDLEQAEALHRKALEIDEQLGRLEGVASSYGNLGIVYRIRGDLAQAEAMFRRALEINEQLGRLEGMANQYGNLGTVYQTQGDLEKAEAMFRRALEINEQLGRLEGMANQYGNLGTVYQTQGDLEKAEAMYRKALETNERLGRLDGIANAHGNLGIVYETRGDLEAARELWTKARDLFAQIGMPQMVALVQGWLDKLPPAE, from the coding sequence ATGTTCACGTCGCGGTGGGAATTGGGGTTGCTCGCCTTCATCGAGCAGTTCCGCACGATCGGCGTAGCGCTGCTGGTCGGGCTCCTGCTCGTCGGTGCAGTCTGGCTGGTGTGGTGGTGGCGCCGGCCGTACCTGCGCCTCGCGTGGATATGCCTCGTCCCGCTTGCGATCGGAAGCTGGTTTCCCGCGTTTCATTTCAAGTTCGACCTGCCCGACGTGGGTAGCGGCGAGTTCAGCACGGTGGACTCGCGCTGGGCGCTCTCGCTACCACTCGCGTTGGCGGGCATCGTCGCCCTCGTTCTGCACTTTCTCTGGCACCGCCCGCCGCCCGCAAGCTCAAACTGTTCGCCGGTGCCAACCGCACCCTCGCCGCTGACGCTTGAGATCGTGGACAAGCTGGTGCAGGAAGCCAGGGAGCACGGGCGCGCCCTGGGTCGCGCGGAAGTGGCAGGCGAACTCGCAGGTCTCCGCAACGAAAGCGAATCGATGCGGAACGAACTGACTGCCGCGGTGGCTCGCGTGGAAGAACTCGCCCGCGGCGGCGATGAGGGCGCGACGGCGGCGATCGAGGAGGCCCGGGCCTCCGGCGACCCGGCGAAGCTGGAAGCCGCCCTGATCGCGGATGCGGATCGGCAGGAAGCCCAGTACCAGCGGTTTGCGAAAGACTACGTGCAGCGCTGCCGGGAGATCGCGGCCGTGGCGTACCTGCGCGGCAACATCGACGAGGCGGAGAAGCAAGTGACGGCGATCCTCAAACTTTTGCCGGACGACCTCGATGCAGTCAACCGCCTTGCCCGCATTCATTTCCTGCGGGGCGATCTGCAGTCGGCGCAGCGCTGGCTGGAACGCGTCCTAGCACTTGGCCAGGATTGCGAGGAGAGTAAGGGAGTGGCCTACGGCAACCTCGGACTAATCTACCGAACACGCGGAGACTTCATACATGCCGAGCGGCTGCACCGGGCGGCGCTTGAGTGCTTCCAAAGACTCGGGCGTCCTGAGAGCGCGGCGCGCCAATACGGGAATCTCGGCATTATCCTGTACAGTCGTGGCGACCTAGATCAGGCTGAGGTCATGCATCGCAAGGCGCTTGAACTCTACCGACAGCACGGATGCCTCGACGGGGTAGCGAACGAGTATGGCGAACTGGGTCTGATTCATCGGACTCGCGGTGACCTCGCCGAAGCCGAGGCCAAGTATCGAGATGCGCTAGAGATCAATGAACGCCTTGGCCGATTGGAGGGAGTGGCGACGGATTGTGGAAACCTTGGATTGATCTACTACACACGCGGCGAACTTGAGCATGCCGAAGCGATGCAGCGCAAGGCGCTAGAAGTCAATGAGCGGCTCGGCCGACAGGAGGGCATTGCCAACGCATACGGGAACCTCGGCCTGATTCTTCGTTGTCGCGGCGAGCTCGAGCAGGCTGAGCGCATGCACCGTAGCGCGCTGGACATCGACGAACGGCTCGGTCGGAAGCAGGGGATGGCGAGCCACTATGGCAATCTCGGGCTGATCTATGCCGCACGCGGCGACTTGGGGCAGGCGGCGGAAATGCACCGCCAGGCACTCGCAATCTTCAAGAGCCTCGGCGTGCTCGAGGGCCTCGCAAACCAGTACTGTAGTCTCGGTGTGATCCACCGGGTACGTGGCGAGCTGGAAGACGCCGAGGCCATGCACCGCAAAGCGCTGGAGATCAATGAGCAGCTCGGCCGGCGGGAGGGCTTGGCCGCCAACTACGGCAACCTCGGTATCGTCCGCCATATGCGCGGCGACCTGGAGCAGGCCGAGGCCCTGCACCGCAAGGCGCTGGAGATCGACGAGCAGCTCGGCCGGCTGGAGGGCGTGGCCAGCAGCTACGGCAACCTAGGAATCGTCTACCGGATACGCGGCGACCTGGCGCAGGCCGAGGCCATGTTCCGCCGGGCGCTGGAGATTAATGAGCAGCTCGGACGGCTGGAGGGCATGGCCAACCAGTACGGTAACCTCGGAACTGTCTACCAGACGCAAGGAGACCTGGAAAAGGCCGAGGCAATGTTCCGCCGGGCGCTGGAGATTAATGAGCAGCTCGGACGGCTGGAGGGCATGGCCAACCAGTACGGTAACCTCGGAACTGTCTACCAGACGCAAGGAGACCTGGAAAAGGCCGAGGCAATGTACCGCAAGGCCCTAGAGACCAATGAGCGCCTCGGGCGGCTCGACGGAATCGCCAACGCCCACGGTAACCTCGGCATCGTCTACGAGACCCGCGGCGACCTGGAGGCGGCGCGGGAGCTGTGGACGAAGGCCCGCGACCTTTTCGCACAGATCGGCATGCCACAAATGGTCGCGCTGGTGCAGGGCTGGCTGGACAAACTGCCGCCCGCGGAGTGA
- a CDS encoding class I SAM-dependent methyltransferase: protein MNPWQQFFDRYAENYDDEVFTKNTDAEVEFILQQTTLPAGSAFLDLGCGTGRHSIPLAQRGYRVTGVDFSAGMLAVAAQRAQRVGVEVELVLSNVKDFVRCAAFDAVICLCEGALCLLNNNEDPLRHDLVILHNIHTALRPGGVVILNVLSALRAARAATEQSIHDGRFDPLTMTEQSDVHDLLPDLPAAERMRERYYTAPELRRMAEDAGLRVAGIYGGTAGNWGLRPIRLDDYELMLIATK from the coding sequence ATGAATCCATGGCAACAGTTCTTCGATCGCTACGCAGAGAATTATGACGACGAGGTCTTCACGAAGAATACCGACGCCGAAGTCGAGTTCATCCTCCAACAGACCACCCTGCCGGCCGGGTCAGCGTTCCTCGACCTGGGGTGTGGTACCGGTCGCCATAGCATTCCGCTGGCGCAGCGCGGCTACCGGGTGACCGGGGTAGACTTCTCGGCGGGCATGCTCGCGGTGGCAGCGCAGCGGGCCCAACGTGTCGGCGTAGAGGTCGAGCTAGTCCTTTCGAACGTGAAGGACTTCGTGCGCTGCGCAGCGTTTGATGCGGTCATCTGCCTGTGCGAAGGCGCGCTGTGCCTGCTCAACAACAACGAGGATCCCCTGCGGCACGACTTGGTTATTCTCCACAACATCCACACCGCGCTGAGACCGGGCGGTGTTGTAATTCTGAACGTACTCAGTGCCCTGCGCGCCGCACGGGCGGCCACCGAGCAGAGCATCCACGACGGTCGATTCGACCCGCTGACGATGACCGAGCAAAGTGACGTTCATGACTTGCTGCCCGATCTGCCGGCGGCGGAGAGGATGCGTGAACGCTATTACACCGCGCCGGAGCTGCGGCGCATGGCAGAAGACGCCGGCCTGCGCGTCGCGGGCATTTACGGCGGCACGGCCGGAAACTGGGGCCTGCGTCCAATCCGCCTGGACGACTACGAACTGATGCTGATCGCCACGAAGTAA
- a CDS encoding DUF21 domain-containing protein: MTLLLVYAVLAIGVSFLCSLLEAALLSLPRSRVEALVAQGSPAGLSMKGLKDNIERPLAAILTFNTIAHTVGAAGVGAQAAMTFGDAAVGVASAVMTLAILVLSEIIPKTLGAVHADRLVGITAYTTRAMIVLCLPLIVPLEWLNRLIGHQGHHDRISRFEVLATVRLGHRAGALRERDLRVVTNVMSLESVRLNEILTPRVVLFALPATETIGAAAQMQPPIRYSRVPIYEGTIENIVGYVTRYDIMTAAGRGRGDEPLTTLKRPILILPELASVADALDQLLVKHAHIAAVVDEHGGIEGIITLEDVIETLLGREIVDETDSVKDLQRLARWMEHRRSKTLRPLR, encoded by the coding sequence ATGACACTCCTGCTCGTCTACGCGGTGCTTGCGATCGGCGTTTCCTTCCTCTGTTCTCTGCTCGAAGCCGCGCTGCTCAGTCTGCCACGCAGCCGCGTCGAAGCGCTCGTGGCGCAGGGTTCGCCCGCGGGCCTGAGCATGAAGGGACTCAAGGACAACATCGAACGGCCCTTGGCGGCGATTCTCACGTTCAACACGATCGCCCACACGGTCGGCGCGGCCGGCGTTGGCGCGCAAGCGGCCATGACGTTCGGCGATGCGGCCGTGGGCGTGGCGAGCGCGGTCATGACGCTGGCCATCCTGGTCCTGAGCGAAATCATCCCCAAGACGCTCGGTGCCGTGCATGCCGATCGGCTGGTGGGCATTACCGCGTACACCACGCGCGCGATGATCGTACTCTGCCTGCCGCTCATCGTACCGCTCGAATGGCTGAACCGCCTGATCGGGCACCAGGGCCACCATGATCGCATCAGCCGGTTCGAGGTCCTTGCGACCGTCCGTCTGGGACACAGGGCCGGCGCCCTGCGCGAGCGCGACCTCCGAGTGGTGACCAACGTCATGTCCCTCGAAAGCGTCCGGCTGAATGAAATCCTGACGCCCCGCGTGGTCCTGTTCGCCTTACCCGCCACCGAAACCATCGGTGCTGCCGCCCAGATGCAACCGCCGATTCGCTACTCGCGCGTCCCGATCTACGAGGGCACGATCGAGAACATTGTCGGCTACGTGACGCGCTACGACATTATGACGGCTGCCGGCCGTGGCCGTGGCGACGAGCCGCTCACAACGCTCAAGCGCCCGATTCTCATCCTGCCGGAACTGGCCTCGGTCGCGGATGCCCTCGATCAGCTGCTGGTGAAGCACGCGCATATCGCCGCGGTGGTCGACGAGCACGGGGGCATCGAGGGCATCATCACGCTCGAGGATGTGATCGAGACGCTGCTTGGGCGTGAAATCGTGGATGAAACCGATTCCGTTAAAGACCTGCAGCGGCTGGCGCGGTGGATGGAACACCGCCGCTCCAAAACGCTCCGCCCGCTTCGCTGA
- a CDS encoding methyltransferase domain-containing protein yields MSDTTVQRYYRLQSYVYDATRWTILHGRRRAAAALRLRPGSSVLEVGCGTGLNFRHVLAHLNPAANGRLIGLDFSADMLRRAARRVARHGWPHVELAQADATTMDLGRTFDAVYFAYSLTMIPNWPAALERAYAHLKPGGVAVVLDFSRFAGWGPLGALPRGWLRWNHVETERNYEDEIRRRFDHCEVKYWGGGYNFTAVGRRGA; encoded by the coding sequence TTGTCCGATACGACCGTCCAACGGTACTACCGCCTGCAATCCTACGTCTACGACGCGACGCGCTGGACGATCCTGCACGGTCGCCGGCGCGCCGCCGCGGCCCTGCGACTACGACCGGGCAGCTCCGTACTCGAGGTCGGCTGCGGCACCGGGTTGAACTTCCGCCATGTGCTGGCCCACCTGAATCCCGCCGCGAATGGGCGACTCATCGGACTCGACTTCTCCGCCGACATGCTGCGCCGAGCCGCCCGCCGGGTGGCGCGACACGGCTGGCCGCACGTCGAACTGGCACAGGCGGATGCGACGACGATGGACCTGGGGCGCACGTTCGACGCGGTCTACTTCGCATACAGTCTGACGATGATCCCGAACTGGCCGGCGGCCTTGGAACGGGCGTATGCCCATCTCAAGCCGGGCGGGGTGGCGGTGGTGCTCGATTTCAGTCGCTTTGCGGGCTGGGGACCGCTGGGAGCGTTGCCGCGGGGCTGGCTGCGGTGGAATCATGTCGAGACGGAACGCAATTACGAAGATGAGATTCGGCGGCGTTTCGACCACTGCGAAGTTAAGTATTGGGGCGGGGGCTACAACTTCACGGCCGTCGGCCGAAGGGGAGCATGA
- a CDS encoding 30S ribosomal protein S12, giving the protein MPTINQLVRRPRRDVAAKSKVRDLERSPFRRGVCLQVKTQTPKKPNSALRKVARVRLTNGKEVTAYIPGVDHNLQEHSIVLVRGGRVRDLPGVRFHIVRGKLDCAAVQNDKEGKARNRSRSKYGVKRRKK; this is encoded by the coding sequence ATGCCGACGATTAATCAACTAGTGCGCCGCCCGCGCCGGGATGTGGCTGCGAAGTCCAAGGTCCGCGACCTGGAGCGTTCGCCGTTCCGGCGGGGGGTCTGCCTCCAGGTTAAGACACAGACTCCCAAGAAGCCGAACTCCGCGTTGCGAAAGGTGGCCCGTGTGCGCCTGACGAACGGCAAGGAAGTCACGGCCTACATTCCCGGGGTCGACCACAATCTGCAGGAACACTCGATCGTCCTCGTTCGCGGCGGCCGTGTACGCGACCTGCCCGGTGTGCGTTTCCACATCGTCCGCGGCAAGCTCGACTGCGCGGCCGTGCAGAACGACAAGGAAGGCAAGGCGCGCAATCGCAGCCGGAGCAAGTACGGCGTCAAGCGGCGGAAGAAGTAG
- a CDS encoding NERD domain-containing protein gives MPPAPTQSMLRIAATPAILGGNSAAAALTAVYVIETKSRSKCVVCRDVHVTYNGQRIRVDGHEPDRDPIRQVHALTDRVREIIQVETGLTPPIRPVVLFPGWFVEPQPRGVSVWVLSPKALPSFIRREPTVLKREAVERIAAAIARHGRE, from the coding sequence ATGCCGCCTGCGCCCACGCAATCAATGCTTCGAATCGCCGCCACCCCGGCTATTCTGGGGGGCAACTCTGCCGCAGCGGCGTTGACGGCTGTGTACGTAATCGAGACGAAGTCGCGCTCAAAGTGCGTGGTGTGTCGCGATGTTCATGTGACGTACAACGGCCAGCGCATCCGCGTCGACGGCCACGAGCCCGACCGCGACCCCATCCGCCAGGTGCACGCGCTGACCGACCGCGTGCGGGAGATCATCCAGGTGGAGACCGGGCTCACGCCGCCGATCCGGCCGGTGGTGCTGTTTCCGGGCTGGTTCGTGGAGCCGCAGCCGCGTGGCGTGTCGGTGTGGGTGCTGAGCCCGAAGGCGCTGCCGAGTTTCATTCGCCGCGAGCCGACTGTCCTGAAGCGCGAGGCGGTCGAGCGCATCGCCGCGGCGATCGCGCGGCACGGGCGGGAGTAG
- a CDS encoding sigma-70 family RNA polymerase sigma factor, whose translation MGVQEFSGPENPNHGHESAPALSGESGALFPHIYTQLRDLAHRKMAQESRGLTLHTTALVHEVYLRLSSDPDVRWENPRYFYAAAAEAMRRILIERARRYATTKRGEGRRRESLEQVDEAGAAVAETTDPAALLSLDEALTELRTFDPDLAEVVMLRFFAGLTFEEVAATLGRSLRAVKYDWSVARAWLLRRIEPRGA comes from the coding sequence ATGGGCGTGCAAGAATTCTCCGGGCCGGAGAATCCGAATCACGGTCACGAGTCCGCGCCGGCGTTATCCGGCGAAAGCGGGGCGCTGTTTCCACATATCTATACGCAGTTGCGCGACCTTGCGCACCGCAAGATGGCCCAGGAGTCGCGCGGGCTGACATTGCATACGACCGCCCTGGTTCACGAGGTCTATCTGCGCCTCAGCAGCGACCCGGACGTACGCTGGGAAAATCCGCGGTATTTCTACGCCGCCGCCGCCGAGGCCATGCGCCGTATCCTGATCGAGCGAGCTCGCCGTTACGCGACTACCAAGCGCGGTGAGGGCCGCCGCCGGGAATCCCTGGAGCAGGTGGACGAGGCAGGGGCCGCTGTGGCCGAGACGACCGACCCGGCTGCGTTGCTGTCGCTGGACGAGGCCCTGACGGAGTTGCGGACCTTCGATCCGGACCTGGCCGAGGTGGTCATGCTGCGGTTCTTCGCCGGTCTGACGTTTGAGGAGGTCGCGGCCACGCTCGGGCGCTCGCTCCGGGCGGTGAAATATGACTGGTCGGTTGCACGCGCCTGGCTCCTGCGACGCATAGAACCAAGAGGCGCCTGA
- a CDS encoding DUF4469 domain-containing protein — MSRLQADPAAADEGIFLLPAAGGPALRIPPQVVQRNKPSLLVFLNPPGLSGTYTLEVRARVGRGSAARELRTGRLDGPLTAAAE, encoded by the coding sequence GTGAGCCGTCTGCAAGCGGACCCGGCCGCCGCGGATGAGGGCATCTTCCTCCTGCCGGCCGCAGGCGGCCCCGCGCTGCGCATCCCGCCGCAGGTGGTGCAGCGCAACAAGCCGTCGCTGCTCGTCTTCCTCAACCCGCCGGGGCTGAGCGGGACGTACACGCTCGAGGTCCGCGCCCGCGTGGGCCGCGGCAGCGCCGCCCGCGAGCTGCGCACCGGCCGGCTCGACGGCCCGCTGACGGCCGCCGCGGAGTGA
- a CDS encoding STAS domain-containing protein: MEQPSSHLKIKRIGQVSVVEFADRKILEELSIQEIGDELRRLAEAEPGLQLLLNFENVDHLASAALGMLITLNQKVQEQKGRLKLSNINKQIFKVFLITRLNRVFDIHDTSEQALSAFEQG; the protein is encoded by the coding sequence ATGGAACAGCCGTCATCGCACCTCAAGATCAAACGGATCGGGCAGGTTTCGGTCGTCGAGTTCGCCGACCGGAAGATTTTGGAAGAGCTTTCGATCCAGGAGATCGGCGACGAACTGCGGCGTTTGGCCGAGGCCGAACCGGGTCTCCAACTGCTGCTGAACTTCGAAAACGTGGATCACCTGGCAAGCGCTGCGCTCGGCATGCTGATCACGCTCAACCAGAAGGTCCAGGAACAGAAGGGCCGCCTCAAGCTCTCCAACATCAACAAGCAGATCTTCAAGGTCTTTCTGATCACTCGGCTCAACCGCGTGTTCGACATCCACGACACGTCGGAGCAGGCCCTCAGCGCGTTCGAGCAGGGGTAA
- a CDS encoding BtaA family protein: MTMVQVLDMPAGERRAWLERMVFRGIVFNMSWEDPEMDRQAFRLTPDDTVISISSAGCNPLNFLCQNPRRLISVDGNPAQNAILELKLATIATCDYETFFDIFAARRPSIVSKVYRTRLRGELSVRSQEFWDRHLWMAHRGLYDFGKMGLAARLIRFVLPRIGISARRMEEFFELRSVAEQQAYYERHVAPRLWGPVVHRLCKSRWFMYLCGVHPRQFDLVHGRHDMYAYVRERLEYALTRVPIYDNYFLSVTATGRFRGQRVPPYLLPENFATLRANLDRVLVVNGWLGPFLDTQPAGSITKFNLLDIFDWMTPEVFEGTLRSVLRAAAPGATLIYRSGSYRLDPPPSIARHVQRHDELAQRLFATDRSATYGSFYVLSVLSKPNGHDPNHAVAVEPNSAEVGAAGV; encoded by the coding sequence ATGACGATGGTCCAAGTCCTCGACATGCCCGCAGGCGAGCGGCGCGCCTGGCTGGAGCGGATGGTGTTCCGCGGCATCGTGTTCAACATGTCGTGGGAAGACCCGGAGATGGACCGCCAGGCGTTCCGACTGACGCCGGACGACACGGTGATCTCGATCAGTTCGGCCGGCTGCAATCCGCTGAACTTTCTCTGCCAGAACCCGCGTCGGCTGATCAGCGTGGACGGCAATCCCGCGCAGAACGCCATTCTCGAACTGAAACTGGCGACGATTGCCACGTGTGACTACGAAACGTTCTTCGACATCTTCGCGGCGCGGCGTCCGAGCATCGTGAGCAAGGTGTACCGTACGCGGCTGCGCGGTGAACTCTCGGTCCGCTCGCAGGAATTCTGGGATCGGCACCTGTGGATGGCGCACCGCGGGTTGTATGACTTCGGCAAGATGGGGCTCGCGGCGCGTCTGATCCGCTTCGTCCTGCCGCGTATCGGGATCTCTGCCCGGCGCATGGAGGAGTTCTTCGAGCTGCGCAGCGTCGCGGAACAGCAGGCCTACTACGAGCGCCACGTGGCCCCGCGGCTGTGGGGGCCGGTGGTGCATCGACTCTGCAAGTCGCGCTGGTTCATGTACCTGTGCGGCGTTCATCCGCGGCAGTTCGACCTGGTGCACGGGCGGCACGACATGTACGCCTACGTGCGGGAGCGCCTCGAGTACGCGCTGACACGCGTGCCGATCTACGACAATTACTTCCTCAGCGTAACGGCCACGGGGCGTTTTCGCGGGCAACGCGTCCCCCCCTACCTGCTCCCGGAGAACTTCGCGACGCTGCGGGCTAATCTGGACCGCGTTCTGGTGGTCAACGGCTGGCTCGGCCCGTTCCTCGATACGCAGCCGGCCGGCTCGATCACGAAGTTCAACCTGCTCGACATTTTCGACTGGATGACGCCCGAGGTTTTCGAGGGCACGCTGCGCAGCGTCCTGCGCGCGGCCGCCCCGGGGGCCACCCTGATCTACCGCAGCGGGAGCTACCGCCTCGACCCGCCGCCGTCGATCGCGCGGCACGTGCAACGGCACGATGAACTGGCCCAGCGCCTGTTCGCGACGGATCGCTCGGCGACGTACGGCAGCTTCTACGTCCTGTCCGTGCTCAGCAAACCGAACGGGCACGATCCAAATCACGCTGTCGCGGTCGAGCCGAACAGCGCGGAAGTTGGGGCAGCGGGGGTATAG
- a CDS encoding ATP-binding protein, with the protein MKVPPDFGIADAQLTDVTVKNDLRLLKEPEARIMAALHDCGYDEDTIFAIKLAFEEAVTNAVKHGNCNDRSKHVHLRYYVDPQRIVFMVRDEGPGFCPEKVPDPTADENLERPSGRGLMLMQSYMTKVAYSDSGNEVWLLKENTR; encoded by the coding sequence ATGAAGGTGCCTCCTGATTTTGGCATAGCCGACGCGCAATTGACCGATGTCACGGTCAAGAACGATCTGCGTCTGCTGAAGGAACCCGAAGCACGCATCATGGCCGCGCTGCACGACTGCGGTTACGACGAGGATACCATCTTCGCGATCAAGCTCGCCTTCGAGGAAGCGGTGACCAACGCCGTCAAACACGGCAACTGCAACGATCGCTCGAAGCACGTTCACTTGCGTTATTACGTGGACCCGCAGCGCATCGTCTTCATGGTCCGTGACGAGGGTCCCGGCTTCTGCCCTGAAAAGGTACCGGACCCGACTGCGGATGAGAACCTGGAGCGTCCCAGCGGCCGGGGCCTGATGCTGATGCAGTCCTACATGACGAAAGTCGCTTACAGCGACAGTGGGAATGAAGTCTGGTTGTTGAAGGAGAATACGCGCTGA